The following proteins are encoded in a genomic region of Magnolia sinica isolate HGM2019 chromosome 1, MsV1, whole genome shotgun sequence:
- the LOC131252670 gene encoding glyoxylate/hydroxypyruvate reductase HPR3-like, whose product MAEAETAAAAAAEEKELPLVLLLKPLPQFFDEALSKKFRFLKPWDDSSVPTHLFLTRHTESARVMVCTPNDSIDSATLDCLPHLRCIVSTSTGVNHIDMAECRRRGISVGNVGIAFSEDVADYAVGLLLDVLLRISASDRYVRRGLWPLQGEYRPLGSKIRGKQVGIVGLGSIGMEIAKRLEAFGCRIVYNSRRRKPSVSFPYFPNVCDLAAESDVIIVSCALTDETHHIINKDALSALGKDGVVINIGRGQLIDENELVKCLVQGEVGGAGLDVFENEPHVPQELFVMDNVVLSPHSAVLTPEAFSSLLQIIIDNLDAFFSGKPLLYPVE is encoded by the exons ATGGCGGAAGCGGAAACAgcggcggcagcagcagcagaggagAAAGAGCTTCCTTTGGTTCTGCTACTCAAACCCCTCCCTCAGTTTTTCGACGAAGCTCTTTCAAAGAAATTCCGTTTCCTCAAACCATGGGATGATTCGTCCGTTCCGACTCACCTATTCCTGACACGACATACTGAGTCAGCTCGGGTCATGGTCTGCACTCCAAACGACTCGATCGATTCGGCCACCCTCGATTGTCTCCCTCACCTCCGATGTATCGTCAGTACGAGCACCGGCGTCAATCACATCGACATGGCCGAGTGCAGGCGCCGGGGAATCTCTGTCGGTAACGTCGGGATCGCCTTTTCTGAGGACGTTGCCGACTACGCCGTCGGCCTCTTGCTCGACGTCCTCCTTCGTATCTCCGCTTCCGACCGTTACGTTCGCCGCGGACTCTGGCCTCTGCAGGGAGAGTATCGGCCTCTTGGTTCtaag ATCAGAGGCAAGCAAGTGGGGATCGTCGGGCTGGGTAGCATTGGCATGGAAATTGCAAAAAGGCTGGAAGCTTTTGGCTGCCGCATTGTGTATAATTCAAGGAGAAGGAAACCGTCTGTCTCTTTCCCTTATTTTCCAAACGTATGTGACCTTGCGGCCGAAAGCGATGTtatcattgtatcttgtgcaTTGACTGATGAGACCCACCACATCATCAACAAGGATGCCCTCTCAGCACTGGGAAAGGATGGAGTCGTCATTAATATCGGACGTGGACAATTAATTGATGAAAACGAGCTCGTGAAGTGCTTAGTGCAAGGAGAGGTTGGTGGTGCCGGTCTCGACGTGTTTGAAAATGAGCCTCACGTGCCTCAGGAGCTCTTTGTTATGGATAATGTAGTGTTGTCCCCTCACAGCGCTGTGCTGACGCCAGAAGCTTTTTCATCGCTACTTCAGATAATCATCGACAACCTCGATGCCTTCTTCTCCGGTAAACCTTTACTATATCCAGTGGAGTAA